CCGTGTCGGAACGGAGCAAACTACAATGCAAGGCGACCAAGGTTTCTGTAAGATGTACGTGTCATCATCGTTGCTCCGCATGCAAATGCAAGTGCAAATGTGTGTGCAAATGTGAGTGCAAGTGCGGCAAATCTTCGTCCCGACGCCCATGTCCTCATCACGCAAGACACGCCGATCGCACGAGGCGCATCAAACGGAAAAACAAAAAAAGAATCCTCCGCCGCATTCACTTCACCGTTAAGCATCTGAGCTTGGTTTGTCCGGATCGCACCCCGATCAGCATCCGTCCCGTGGTGAAAAGATATTTCTTTCAGGTTCCCGAAGACATCCATTTGACAGGCGAGGAATTGGTTTTGCATCCTCATCAGTTTGCGGACGATACGGGGGAGACGGCCGTCAAGTTCATGGATTTTGGACAAGAAGGCTACTTCAATTTGTACGTGAACGGGGTATTGCAGGAGGGAAAGCTGTATCAAGCGAGTGCCGATGCGCTGAAGATCGCCGCCACCGGGCAAAGCATTATCAAAGGCACCCCCATTATTTTGGAGTCCGTGGGATTTCACGTTGCGCGGGAAAAATAGGTGCACCTATCGGATGATTTGTCCAAACCTTCGGAATGGCGGCCGAATATGATTTTACTGCATCGATCATATTCGCAAAGGAGGTACGGATCATGCCTCTGCAACTCATGAAAATCCAGATTGAAGCAACGTCGTCAGTGGAAACCGGGCCTCAGCCGCAAAAATTTTTCCATGTCACCGACGAAGAAGTCGAGCCGGGCGGTACGCTGACCATCGATGTCGCCGATTTTTTCGACGATACCGGGGCGGAAGCGACCGAGTTGCCCGAACTGGCAACCAACAACAGCCTGTATAAAGTGTACGTTAACGGCGTGCTGCAAATGCAGGGCATCACCACCTATACGCCGGGAACGTCGGGCACCGGGTCGCTGGTGATCAATGTGCCCGCCGACGGGGAACCGATTATCGCCAATTCTCCGATTGTGCTGGAAATCATCAATTTTGCTCCCTCCTCCACGATTGAGGTGAACACGTAACGACTCGGACATGGGTGCCGCGATTGGGGCACCCCTTTTTTATTCGGCATGGAGTTGTCAAGAAAAGTGCAGTTTGAAAACACCCTCATACTGAAACCCCGTTATTAAGCTGCTTGTGACAACATTCTTTCGCGATATATCGCTGGGGGCCAGCCCCCTGGATTAGAGGTGTAGATCCGCTGTCTGTTATAGTAGACCATGATGTATCTGAAAATGACCGATTTCACATAAGCCATTGGATAGCGTTCCGTTTTGATCTTGTACAGCTTCTCTTTCTTTAACGTGGCAAAAAAGCTTTCCATCCTGGCGTTGTCATAACAGCGCCCTGTGCCGCTCATACTCTGAATGGCATTTCGTTTAGCCAGACTTTCCCGGAATGCTTGGCTTGTGAACTGGCTGCCCCGGTCACTGTGGAAAATCATGCCGCGTGCATTTCTTGCTTTACAGGCGTTCTCAAAGGCTTGGATGCAGAGCTCTTTACGCATATTATCGCCCATGGCCAAGCCCAAGATTTCGCCGTTGAAACAATCCAGCACCGCAGATACATAGAGCTTGCCGTCTGAACAAGGGACTTCTGTGATATCCGACAGCCACTTTTGGTTGGGGGCTGAAGCTGTAAAATCTCTCTGGATCAGGTTCTCGCTCTTTTGAGCTGCGGCATCCTCGCGTGTAAGGCCGTTTGGATGACGCTTGGCTTTCTTCAGCAGGCCATGCTTCTTCATGATTCGGTAAACGGTACTGTAGCTCGTCTTGATCCCCTTTTGTTCCAGCGCCAGCAGAATACGCTGGACACCGTAATTGCTGTTGTCTTCATGGGCGTTGATAATGTCTTGGATTTTGACCAGAAGCAGCTGTTGCCGATCCTGCCGGGGTGTGGGCTTCAAACTGCGGTAATAGCCTGACTCGCTGACCGCCAGCACTTTACACATCTTCTTGACGGTCCACCGATTCCGACGTTCACGGATGTAAGCATAGAGCTGGCAAGCCTTTACCGCTTCCGGTCTTTTGCGAAAAAAGCTAGTGCATCCTTAAGAATTTCATTGGCGCGGCGCAACTCGTTTATTTCTCTTTCCAATTCGATTTCGCGCGCGGTTTTATCGGCAGATGCATACGCGCGTCCGCTTCCAACAAACGCTCCGTCGCCATGCAGGGCTCTTTGCTTTCTCCAATCCTGCAAAGTATAGTAGGACACGCCCAATTGCTCAGCGGCTTTCTTTGGTCCAATCTCGTTGCTTAAACTTACAGCTT
This genomic stretch from Bacillus thermozeamaize harbors:
- a CDS encoding transposase, with the protein product MKRYDKAFKEEAVSLSNEIGPKKAAEQLGVSYYTLQDWRKQRALHGDGAFVGSGRAYASADKTAREIELEREINELRRANEILKDALAFFAKDRKR
- a CDS encoding transposase; this translates as MCKVLAVSESGYYRSLKPTPRQDRQQLLLVKIQDIINAHEDNSNYGVQRILLALEQKGIKTSYSTVYRIMKKHGLLKKAKRHPNGLTREDAAAQKSENLIQRDFTASAPNQKWLSDITEVPCSDGKLYVSAVLDCFNGEILGLAMGDNMRKELCIQAFENACKARNARGMIFHSDRGSQFTSQAFRESLAKRNAIQSMSGTGRCYDNARMESFFATLKKEKLYKIKTERYPMAYVKSVIFRYIMVYYNRQRIYTSNPGGWPPAIYRERMLSQAA